From Antechinus flavipes isolate AdamAnt ecotype Samford, QLD, Australia chromosome 1, AdamAnt_v2, whole genome shotgun sequence:
TACCCATTTCTAAGGTacagggaattagattaactgtcACTAGATCATCACATTGAGATCCTATATCTGCTATTGTGACTGGGAAGTAGCGCAGGAGAGCAGAGAGCAGAGCGAAAAGGATAGTGAACTAgctcaaaagaaatcaaagctgaaTATGACCCTTTCATTCTTATTATCATCTTATATCTCTTCTGTGCTTTGTGACAAAACTATTTGAGAAGGTTGTCTACACTGaatgcctcaacttcctcatttcttcctctctctttaataatttaacttctgacctcatcattccatcaaaattgctctctccaaagttattaatgaaCTAATTGCCTAATCTAATGTATTTTCTCAGTCCTGTTTCTCCTTGACCTTTCAAAGTCTGTGACATTGTTAATTGCTCTCTCCTTCTTGATATGCTCTTTCCAaacatcttttcttattttcctcctaCCTTTCTTGAGGCTTCTGGTCTGTCTCCTTAGCCTCCATCAAGCTCATTGCCTCCAAAGGGCTCCATCCTGGatgctcttctcttttccctctatactgCTTCATTTGGTGAGTTTGTCAGCTTCCATGgaattaattattatctctatgattATGATTCTCAAATCCACCTATCCAGCtttactctatccactgacctTCAATCtgtctttcagacatctcaaattaGATGTCTACTAgctatcttaaattcaacattccCCAAACTAACTTCATTGTGTTTTTTGAAACTGATCTCTTGGCTATTCCATAAACAAGACCCTCCATTTGTTCTCTCCAGGAATCTTCACTGGCTGCATCCTCtacctggaatattctccctcttcaCTGTCTGCTGATTAtgctggtttccttcaagttccaactaaaatacCACCTTCTACaatctttcccaattcctcttaattctagtgtctccctctgttaactatttcctttttatcctgtcTAGAGTTTgtttgaacttaatttttttatttattgcctccattagattgtgagctttcttgagggcaagaactgaccatcttttgcctttcttcatatttccagtgcttagtactatatctggcacatagtaagcacttaataaatgcttattgattatcaATTGACTATCAAAAATTAGTGgagctcttcttccttttcctattaAACTGCATGCTATCCTTTTGTAATGTCTTTTGgttcattttaatctgatttcatCTGCCTAAAAAGAAATTGTCAAAGACTATCCAAAAACATTTGTTCTCCAGATTTAGTAATGGGTTGTGTGTCCCTTTGTGAAAATTTTCTCAGCCAATATGGTTTTGCCTGTATATACATGGAATCCTAGGATAAATCCAAGCTGGGAAGACCTCAGATATTACCTAGTCTAACtaactcattttagaaatgatgaaacaACTTCAGAAATATTAAATCACTTTACCAAAGACATCTAGGTAATAAAAGCAGGGttgagattagaactcagattctCTCGTTTTTAATCTATTATTCTTTCTACTGAAATTGTTTTAGAAACTTGtatttgacccagaaataccacaattaggtctgtatcccaaagagctcaaagaaaaggaaaaaggacctaattgtacaaaaatattcatagcagctcttgtgtagtggaaaagaattagaaatgtcCAACAATTGGAGTTTGgcagaacaagttgtggtatacgaTTATGATATAGTATactattgtgttttaagaaatgatgaacaatatgcttttagaaaaacctggacttacatgaactgttgcaaagtgaagtgagcaaaaccagttTAATACTGTACacaaaacagaaatattttatgattaccaactgtgaatgacttagctatacAGCAacccaagacaattctgaaggacttatgaaaaatgctatctacctccagagagatcTAATGAACTCAATggagattgaagtatatttttttacttcattttttcttgtggGGTTGGAttattttgatatgttttcttttgcaatatggctaatattaaaatatgttttatatgacttcacttgatattatattgcttgccttctcaaggaggagggaggagtggGATTAAAGGGGAgcatttgaaactcaatttttttaaaaaggaatgatttttaagaattgggaaatattaaataaagaaaaatattttcaaaaaaaaagaaacaagatacaCATAGAAGATATAAAGAATAAAGCTAAATAAACTTTCCTGCTAAATTTAAATTGTTATGAATCGCTAATTtgatctttattttcctttttctgtaagGAGAGGTGTTTAACATATCCTAGCAAATGACATATTTCTCAAGCTTTATCTTGTCTTCTATCAAGAAAATCAGCTAGTACTTGGAACATATGTAAATAATTGGTTATCTCCTTAGGCAAAAGAACAAACTTAGCACATATCCTCTAGAAAAAGATAACTACAAAAACAATTCCcacaatgtgatttttttaaccATCTAGATAACTGATATCCCTCCATATTCTGCCCAGAAATTGCCCCACCTGTTTACATACTTGTTTTTGCATTGCTCCTATAAAATACTACTAATAAACTCTCTGCCTCCATTTAGCTATTAAACTGCCAGTCACTTGCAGAGTATTGCTATTTGCAAGACCATTGGCTTCTCCTTCTACCTCTCTCTCCTCAATATTTTTGCTCATGAAGTACATAAGAGAATCCTTCCTACCTCTTTCTACAAGAATAGATTTCCTAAAGGCAAAGACTAGCAAGCAGGAAACAATATCCACAGTATTTTGCTTACTTGTTCCCAACTATTTCTGTATTTGGTTGGAGAGGttgtattttttttgtattcactTTATTCCTGGAGAGAAGCACTAGACTAGGTAGAGTCTTGTTACTTAAGAagattagaagagagaaaaagagaggggggagggggaaagaaagggggagaaagaaaggaaaaggaagagagggagaggaagagaagagggaaggggagaggggaaggaagagagaaaggagaagagaggaagaaaggggagagagaaaggagaagagaggaagaaaggggagagaggagagaaagagagagagagagagagagagagagagagttggaaGGTAAGACACAAACACTAAATTGTTGAAAAAGCTAGatatcttatctgtaaaaggcaTAATTTCTATAAATTCACTCAAAACTAAATTGTAAATGGTCATTGGTATCTAGCCTCTTTAATTTGATCTTAAGCCCAAGATCATGACACCCCAAATTACATGTTATTCCTGAGATGGTTTCCTACTTctttatttataatcatattgCAGTGATGGTGCTATCATTATTACTACCAGTAACTCACATAAATGTACTGTACAATTtacaatgtgattttttttttacaatgaccCTATGAGGCTGGCAgcataaaaatgattttcctcattttagagaagtgGAAGGTAATCCTCAGAAAAATTTATTGACTTACCTATAGTCATACAAATAATCAGATCATAGGATTTTAGGGTGATGAACTAGAGAGATTCAGTCCTTCCAGTTGTGaacatgaggaaattaaggccctCAGTGGTTTGCCTAATGTCATGCATATAATACTGAGATTCAAACCTAGGTCTagttctaattccaaatctagtttGAGCCTGAATCCCAACCCAAATGTTTCAGTTGACTTTCAGTGTTCTTTATACTATATCAAGATGCCTTAAATCAACAACAGTTTTCATCCTTGTATTTCTGATAATGATCTTTGGCTGTGGCTGACGGGCAGGGCTTTTCTGATTCATGCTGGTACAAATTGGTAAATTGCCAGCCCACAGGCATATTATATCAGGAACAACAGTTGTACATGATAATGCTATTCAGATCAAAGAATCTACTGTTAGCAGGATAACTTGGTCAAAAAGACTGTTCCTCCTTGGACTTCATGGTGACAAAGTTCTGTTGTGACTTAGAAAAGTACCTTTCCTTAGAACCCAGAAAATGGTCATAATAAAGAAGGGGCATCTGCAGCTTTTACTCTTTGATGTAAAAcatctggaaagcaaaggagatCAGTGTGATTGAAAGTCATGGAGCAGAGAGAAAAATTGGCTCAGATATTCTCTCACTCAGGAAAGGGGCCCAAATCTGTATTTTAAatatgtcaaaaacaaaacaaataataaatataaaagctaAGTGGAGATACTTCAGTCTTAAATATGATTTGTTACAATTTTACTAAaggaagaaagagcaagaaaggGTCTTTCCTTCTAGAAGTACTACATTTTGTGCCTTCTTGGGGATTTTTGAAGATAATATAACATTAGAAATACTTTTACTAAATAAAAGTCAAACTTCAGAATacacattttaaattcaacagatggggaaaatgcaaCTTGCCTGAACATATTAGTAACTTCATGTGGACAagagaatcaaagagaaaaaaaatgttataaaggcAGTACAAagcatcatcttcttcttctgaaATTATATATGATATCTCTCCTGATAAAAATTTGAGCTCCTTCAGAGGAGGCcctggcttttttcccctttttatttgtatcatcagtacttggcacatagtaaatacttcaCAAATGCCTATTTACTAAAAATGATCCTGAAGAGATAATATGTCAGCCAAATTCTCTTTAGTAACAAAAATTCACTTAACATCATCCCCTATTTGAAGGATTCTGGTAAGGGCAAAGATATTACTTCCTCAAAGTCAATCAGTCTGCTCTAtgtctttaattttattattctgtactTGAAAAACaccaataaatatatataaagataaagaagagGTTTCAGTCAGAAACCTGGATCTCTATTACATATAAGCTTATTTTTGAAATTACATAATTCAAAAAGCAATATTTAAAGCTGTCATATTTGAGTTTCCCTCTgaatgttcttttgttcttttctgctcatatttttaaaatgatgacccacttttctttattttggcatcatttttttccacaaattctgcctctttctctgttcAACCCAACTTTTGGTTAGAGTTCTATCCATTATTAACTGTtttagttcatgtaattctttacAGGTTTCTCCGAAGTCAACTCTTTCATCATTGTTATATAGTACACTCctattccattatgttcacatTACCATAatttaggggcagttaggtggtacataTTAGAGTACTAGGactgacttgagttcaaatccagcctcaaatacttcctaactatatgacccccagcaaattacttaacctctgaatgtcttattttcttcaactgtaaaatgaggatactagTACCTACTTTAGCAGATtgctgtgaggctcaaatgagataattgtaaagtcctCAGTACAGTGTCTTGCATATGGTAgatgtttattccctttccataatttattctgccattttctAATTCATAAGTACCTCTTTAGCTTCCAGTATTGCTATGAATAGTTTTATGTATGTggaccctttttttctttctttgctctctttggaatatatgtgtataatagtGATATCACTGGATCAAGGGTTATGTACAGCTGAGTGACTTTTTTGGTAATACTTTCCAGGGCTTTCCAGAATAACTAGACCAATTCAGAACTCTGCCAAAGGCTTCACTGGTGTTATCCTACATTTCTTTCCACCAAATGttagtttacatttcttttactattaatGATTTGGGGCATTTTTTCTAATGATTGttgatagcttagatttcttcaTTAAGAACTACCAGACTtatgttcttatatatttgaggcagttccctatatatcttggatatcaaacTTTATTAGAGTAGGTTGTTGCAAAGATTTCCATTCTTcacaaagttcccttttaatttaCATTGATATGAAAATGTCTTTACCTTTATGTGATTAAAATGGTTCATTTTATCTCCTGTGCTCTCCTTTGccctttgttttcttaaaaactTATCGTCTATCAATAGTTGTACAAAGTATCTATTACCCCCTGGATCCCTGAAtttataatgtgatttttttttatatttaggtcCCATGTCTCATTGTAGcctattgtggtatatgatgtgaAATGttagtctaaatctaattttagtcagattattttcattttccccagtATTTTCTGTTCTCAAATAATGTTTCCCTCTTCACCTGAGtagttggagtctttggatttaatATTACATTGCTATAAACAAGCAATAACTTTGATATGCTTTCATTTTGTGGAAGGGATTGGCCATTCCTGTGTGATTCTGCTGACATGAGGCTGGCTTAGAACTACAACCATGGCCAGATGAAACCATATTGGGCTAATTTCCCTACATTTTATTCTTTGGCAAATGAATTCTGGATTTTATATGCACTATAATCAATTTATTCTTATTAACATCTTATAAATTTCCACATGGAGCATTTAAAGGCCTACTATGACCCAAAAGACAACCTTCTGAAGCCTAGAACCACTATCCTGGGCCCTCTATTGTCCAGATTggtgattgcctcagtttccaattacATTGAAACTCATCTCCATGGACTTCACTTGACTTCCTAGCTATGTTCTCACCAGCTGCCTTAAGGTCTGGGTCAGATAGCATATGCCAGAGGACTTTCACTGATAAAATTTCTGCCCTGGAACCTCATTTGTCTTTATTGATAGTTAAATGATAACCCCACTCCTTTAAAAACAAACTCATTGAACATgcaatatataattatttcctgaaaatagcttataaaaaagaaacatgtttcaattttcttatgaattttatTAACACAAGAAAATTTTGATAGATTTATACTCTGGTGCTGACTCTAAGTCTAGCACTAATAACATATAAACAGTATAAATTATTTCACTACCATCATCTCTCTTGTGAcattacacacacaaacacacacacacacacacacacacacacacacacacacacacaccacagacTGCAATTGAACCTTTGAAGGAATGAGCACATTCCCTCTTCGAAATGTCAGACAAACGTAGGGAAACTTGGGAGCAACCAGACTAGCATGTGTTGTTGCCAGGGGAGGAGGCCAAAGGTCTAAAGCCTTTCAGATCTTTCCACTTGACAGGAGTGATTACAATTTGCATTTGAACAGAGGAGGTGAGGTTCAAAATGTTTATTTACCCCAGGATGACTCAATCTCTTTTTGGCAAATTTACCTCAGAGAGTATGAGAAGACCTAAGAACTAAATTGGGTTTCTGGCCATAAGTTAGGTGACAGTTGAACTGAAGAACATAAGGAAGAGCAAGGCTAAGGCATTTCAGAGAAGTGTTTAGCAGTTACTCAAAGAGTTCAGAAGAGAAGCAGTTAACAGAAGAGTTCTAAGTAGAATTCAAAAGGTACAGCTGACCCTTAGTCTCTGCCTTAGTCTGTACCTTAGTCTTTACAACATGGCAGTGATGAATTTCTTAACCACTGACTTGAGAGAGCTGACTGGGAAGGCTGTAGCGTGTTTCATAGCAATTGGTTGAGATTGATGGTAGATTTAACGTTTAGAAAAAACCTAATTCAATCACAGCATCTCTGGAAGACTTTCAGTTAGTTAGCTCTAAAGCTAGCCCCATAACTGAGGAACTAGAAGAAGCCAAGTACAAGGATGTAGCCTATGAGCACATGCACTTGTACCTTACTGCATACGCACAGGATGATGAAGGAAACTGGCTAACTGATTGACAGATCAATTGGAACAAAGATATTTCCTATCTGTTGGGGTAAAAGCAAGAAGCCCAACCAGAAACACTTGAGATACAGCACTTGGAAGAGGATTAGCTGGGATACAGTGTTTGGCAGGGAAGAGCTGAGATACAACAGAGAATACTACTTGGCAACACAGTAACACCAGAGATTGTAGCAGCTGATGAAAACTTCTAACTGTATCATTGGAGATGTGAGTTGTCCCTCTCTGTGCCCTAGTCATATATGCTCCCTGCAAGAGCTTCAGATTGGTGCCCTAGTCACATATGTGTAGTAGACCCACATATAATTCCTATGAAAGTCTATTTTCccattgtatatatatttatagcccAAAGTTTGTGAGCAGATATTCTCTGTCTAATAATTTTCAggacaatttgatttttaaaaagtttactttattttttaattagtattttatttttccccagttatctgttaaaaacaattttgaacatttgtcctttaaaacttttgagttccaggcCCTCTCCCTTCCAATCCCACCttttgagaatgcaagcaatttgatataggttatacaatgtgcaatcatgtaaaacataaaaTACCTTTCTTTTAAACCATTTCCCAAGACTGACTAGTAAAAGTAAAACACCTCTTAGAAGGTTTATGAGCTATGATTTGGAGGGGATCATGAACCACAAAAGACCTAGAATCTGATATAGCTAACTAGGACCCccaagagagaaaggggaatttTTGTTAACTATACTATAGGGACTTTTTATCAAATCTCCCATTGGTTTGTCCTGGAATCTACTGACAAATTCATCATATGGGATCCCAATTTTGAATGTTCTATGTACTGTGGGGATCCATTGGGGAAGTTGGTGGGGGGCTATATAATTAAGTCACCaaagttttcccattttttccttttctttttaaacaggTCAAACCTTTTCATTGACAACTGAGTTATTGTACAGTATATTGAGATGCTACTGAAGTATATAGTTTACTTCTATAGTGATTGAATagtgtctttaaaaaaagaggaaaaataatatggATGACAAAACTTTAGAACAGTGGTGCACAGCTATGCACCTGGATTTATACAGAGGTCTGCTTGTTAAAGGAGTGCCTCATGACCTAACAGATAAGGACATTGAAAATGTCTTACATAATGCAATAAGTGTTTTGGGAAAATGTCAAGTACTGACCAGACGATATGAAGAGACAGATATCACCTTGTCTGTTTTCTGTAAATTGTCTGAACCGATAGACCATTCTAAAATCCCTAGTACGATTACAGTAGGAGAGAATACTTGGAAACTTGTCATTAGACCTCccaatgaggaagaagagatagaaagaaagctTAAGACTGTTCTGCAAAGGGAAGGATTGTCTGAAGATGATGTGAGACATGTGTATGGAGGGAAGTCCAGACTGGAAGAAAGTGAGGAGGCTGAATCCGAGCCAGAAGAAGAATCTCAATCTGAAAAATTAAGAAGTTTCTCCGGGGAACATCCATGTCCTCCTGGAGAAGAACCTTATGACTCTTGGATAAAACATGCCACAGAAATAGTAAAGCAATGGAAAGTGAATgatacagaaaaacagaaaagactaATGGATAGTCTAAAGGGACGAGCATTTGAACTCATACGTATTTTGAAATTACAGACCCCTGATGCTACTTTATTAGAATGTCTGCAAAAGTTAGATAAGCAATATGGTAGTACAGAAACTCCACAACAAGCTTATGTCCAGTTTCTTACGACCTTTCAGCGTAAGGGAGAGAAACCCTCTGAGTTTGTTGGGAGAGTGGACAAACTGTTACAGAATTTAGTTGTTAAGGGATCCGTGAAGCCCAGTGAAGTGGATGCTATTAGATTGGCCCAAGTAGCTTCTGGACTTTTAGATGATGGAGACCTACAAGTACAaataattaaattggaaaaagagaaacagcaGATTAAATATCAGGATCTCATGGCAATAGTGAAATTGTATGAGAACAGACTCGATTGTGGAGACAGAAGTCTACAACCCAGCAGAATGCTTACTGAAACCTCTTCTCAGGTATCATCCATGGAAACAAGAATAGAACCAAATCACTCTCAGTTAAGCATGAAGACTGACACTCATAGATTGCCCAGTGAAAAATGGAATGCTGATCAGTACCACTCTTCCCAGAAAGAAGACAAGGGATTGTGGGGGCAAAGATCAAACAGGCTTGAAGCTAGAACATGGCCAGTAGAGCAGAGGCAGAAAGGTCTGGGAATATTCTGCTGTAACTGTGGCCTAGATGGGCATGCAAATACCAGATGCACCCAAAAAGCAAACATAGAATTGGTTAAACAGAAGTTGATGTCCACCAGACTGCCTTCTATCCATAAAGATGATGGATCTGGAGATAGAAGTTATCCTAGATCCCAAAGACCCTAAGATAGAACTCATTGACTGCTGTACCTGGGAATCTTTCACAAAAGACTGCCATCAGTAGAGGTGAACTTTGTTGTAATTTGCCTTGTCCTG
This genomic window contains:
- the LOC127543945 gene encoding paraneoplastic antigen Ma1 homolog, whose amino-acid sequence is MDDKTLEQWCTAMHLDLYRGLLVKGVPHDLTDKDIENVLHNAISVLGKCQVLTRRYEETDITLSVFCKLSEPIDHSKIPSTITVGENTWKLVIRPPNEEEEIERKLKTVLQREGLSEDDVRHVYGGKSRLEESEEAESEPEEESQSEKLRSFSGEHPCPPGEEPYDSWIKHATEIVKQWKVNDTEKQKRLMDSLKGRAFELIRILKLQTPDATLLECLQKLDKQYGSTETPQQAYVQFLTTFQRKGEKPSEFVGRVDKLLQNLVVKGSVKPSEVDAIRLAQVASGLLDDGDLQVQIIKLEKEKQQIKYQDLMAIVKLYENRLDCGDRSLQPSRMLTETSSQVSSMETRIEPNHSQLSMKTDTHRLPSEKWNADQYHSSQKEDKGLWGQRSNRLEARTWPVEQRQKGLGIFCCNCGLDGHANTRCTQKANIELVKQKLMSTRLPSIHKDDGSGDRSYPRSQRP